In the genome of Monodelphis domestica isolate mMonDom1 chromosome 2, mMonDom1.pri, whole genome shotgun sequence, one region contains:
- the LOC100011182 gene encoding histone H2B type 2-E yields the protein MPEPAKSAPAPKKGSKKAVTKAQKKDGKKRKRSRKESYSIYVYKVLKQVHPDTGISSKAMGIMNSFVNDIFERIAGEASRLAHYNKRSTITSREIQTAVRLLLPGELAKHAVSEGTKAVTKYTSSK from the coding sequence ATGCCGGAACCCGCCAAGTCTGCTCCTGCCCCGAAAAAGGGTTCTAAGAAGGCGGTGACCAAAGCGCAAAAGAAAGATGGCAAGAAGCGCAAGCGTAGTCGCAAGGAGAGTTACTCTATCTACGTGTACAAGGTGCTGAAGCAGGTCCACCCGGACACGGGCATTTCGTCCAAGGCTATGGGCATCATGAATTCTTTCGTCAACGACATCTTCGAGCGCATCGCCGGCGAGGCTTCCCGCCTGGCGCACTACAACAAGCGCTCCACCATCACTTCCCGGGAGATCCAGACTGCTGTGCGCCTGCTGCTGCCTGGGGAATTGGCCAAGCACGCCGTGTCCGAGGGCACTAAGGCTGTTACCAAGTACACCAGCTCCAAGTAG
- the LOC100011344 gene encoding histone H2A type 1-D-like, producing the protein MSGRGKQGGKARAKAKTRSSRAGLQFPVGRVHRLLRKGSYSERVGAGAPVYLAAVLEYLTAEILELAGNAARDNKKTRIIPRHLQLAIRNDEELNKLLGKVTIAQGGVLPNIQAVLLPKKTESHHKSKGK; encoded by the coding sequence ATGTCAGGACGTGGAAAGCAAGGTGGCAAGGCTCGCGCCAAGGCCAAGACACGCTCTTCTCGGGCCGGTTTGCAGTTTCCAGTGGGCCGTGTACATCGTCTTCTTCGTAAAGGCAGTTACTCGGAGCGAGTAGGAGCTGGGGCACCCGTGTACTTGGCTGCTGTCTTAGAGTACCTTACTGCTGAGATCTTGGAGCTCGCAGGCAATGCGGCTCGGGATAACAAGAAGACCCGAATAATCCCCCGGCACCTTCAGCTGGCCATCCGCAATGACGAGGAACTCAACAAGTTGCTAGGCAAAGTTACCATTGCTCAGGGTGGAGTCCTGCCTAACATTCAGGCTGTGCTGTTGCCCAAAAAGACCGAAAGTCATCATAAAAGCAAAGGCAAGTAG
- the LOC130453524 gene encoding uncharacterized protein LOC130453524: MARTKQTARKSTGGKAPRKQLATKAARKSAPATGGVKKPHRYRPGTVALREIRRYQKSTELLIRKLPFQRLVREIAQDFKTDLRFQSSAVMALQEASEAYLVGLFEDTNLCAIHAKRVTIMPKDIQLARRIRGERQQAHSSLDLPGSDGGALVVVRQAGSLAGDALEDVVDERIHDAHSLGRNARVRVDLLQHLVHVDRVTLLATTLALLAIFLLRFGHRLLRTLFRGRSRLGRGKQGGKARAKAKTRSSRAGLQFPVGRVHRLLRKGSYSERVGAGAPVYLAAVLEYLTAEILELAGNAARDNKKTRIIPRHLQLAIRNDEELNKLLGKVTIAQGGVLPNIQAVLLPKKTESHHKSKDRGASRVRMASGGCMPIYHQMMIAIILTILDSRFKMARTKQTARKSTGGKAPRKQLATKAARKSAPATGGVKKPHRYRPGTVALREIRRYQKSTELLIRKLPFQRLVREIAQDFKTDLRFQSSAVMALQEASESYLVGLFEDTNLCAIHAKRVTIMPKDIQLARRIRGERA, encoded by the exons ATGGCTCGTACAAAGCAGACTGCTCGCAAATCCACCGGAGGGAAAGCCCCGCGTAAGCAACTGGCCACCAAGGCGGCTCGTAAGAGCGCTCCCGCTACCGGTGGCGTGAAGAAGCCTCACCGCTACCGACCTGGTACTGTAGCTCTTCGGGAGATCCGACGCTATCAGAAGTCGACAGAGCTCTTAATCCGTAAATTGCCCTTTCAACGGCTGGTACGTGAGATCGCACAGGATTTTAAGACCGATCTTCGCTTCCAGAGCTCAGCTGTCATGGCTTTGCAGGAAGCCAGTGAAGCCTATTTAGTAGGGCTCTTCGAAGACACGAATTTATGTGCCATCCATGCAAAACGGGTAACGATCATGCCCAAGGATATACAGTTGGCCCGTCGTATCCGAGGGGAGAGA CAGCAGGCGCACAGCAGTCTGGATCTCCCGGGAAGTGATGGTGGAGCGCTTGTTGTAGTGCGCCAGGCGGGAAGCCTCGCCGGCGATGCGCTCGAAGATGTCGTTGACGAAAGAATTCATGATGCCCATAGCCTTGGACGAAATGCCCGTGTCCGGGTGGACCTGCTTCAGCACCTTGTACACGTAGATAGAGTAACTCTCCTTGCGACTACGCTTGCGCTTCTTGCCATCTTTCTTTTGCGCTTTGGTCACCGCCTTCTTAGAACCCTTTTTCGGGGCAGGAGCAGACTTG GACGTGGAAAGCAAGGTGGCAAGGCTCGCGCCAAGGCCAAGACACGCTCTTCTCGGGCCGGTTTGCAGTTTCCAGTGGGCCGTGTACATCGTCTTCTTCGTAAAGGCAGTTACTCGGAGCGAGTAGGAGCTGGGGCACCCGTGTACTTGGCTGCTGTCTTAGAGTACCTTACTGCTGAGATCTTGGAGCTCGCAGGCAATGCGGCTCGGGATAACAAGAAGACCCGAATAATCCCCCGGCACCTTCAGCTGGCCATCCGCAATGACGAGGAACTCAACAAGTTGCTAGGCAAAGTTACCATTGCTCAGGGTGGAGTCCTGCCTAACATTCAGGCTGTGCTGTTGCCCAAAAAGACCGAAAGTCATCATAAAAGCAAAG ATCGGGGTGCATCCCGGGTGAGAATGGCATCGGGAGGTTGCATGCCCATTTACCACCAAATGATGATTGCTATTATCCTTACTATTCTG GACTCGCGCTTTAAGATGGCTCGTACTAAGCAAACAGCTCGTAAGTCTACTGGCGGCAAAGCACCCCGCAAGCAGTTGGCTACCAAGGCTGCTCGGAAGAGCGCTCCGGCTACAGGCGGCGTGAAGAAACCTCACCGCTACAGACCTGGCACCGTGGCGCTGAGAGAGATCCGGCGCTACCAGAAGTCTACAGAGCTGCTGATCCGCAAGCTCCCCTTCCAGCGGCTGGTTCGAGAGATCGCCCAGGACTTCAAGACAGATCTGCGCTTCCAGAGTTCGGCTGTGATGGCCTTGCAGGAGGCCAGTGAATCCTACCTTGTGGGACTTTTTGAGGACACAAATCTGTGCGCCATCCATGCCAAGCGGGTGACTATCATGCCAAAGGATATCCAGCTTGCTCGCCGCATTCGTGGAGAAAGGGCTTAA